Proteins encoded in a region of the Myxococcales bacterium genome:
- a CDS encoding class II glutamine amidotransferase, with amino-acid sequence MCRLFGFRSVIPSQVHRSLLAAENALGKQSNGHQDGWGVAFYVDGSPHVTKSPEYALGDQLFHRLSGVVASETVLAHVRRATQGEKTVLNCHPFQYGRWVFAHNGDIPEFARHKAALTAEIAPRLRRFVLGDTDSEVVFLIFLSFLSAHGPLGRRHDVDDVSSALKGAIKRVREICDGEGSARALLSLLVTDGDTMVATHGGKELYWSSHKTHCADRDTCPSLSAECEAPSLTGFVNHFIVSSEPLQGENVWEPLSDGDVIGVDWRMRVVRKHIDRVPLPIAAAQ; translated from the coding sequence ATGTGCCGCCTCTTCGGATTCAGGAGTGTCATCCCGAGCCAGGTTCACCGCTCTCTCTTGGCGGCAGAGAACGCCCTCGGAAAACAGAGTAACGGCCATCAGGACGGCTGGGGTGTCGCGTTCTACGTGGACGGCTCACCGCATGTGACCAAGAGCCCCGAGTACGCCCTCGGCGATCAGCTGTTTCATCGATTGAGCGGCGTGGTGGCGAGCGAGACCGTGCTCGCGCACGTGCGTCGGGCGACTCAGGGCGAAAAGACCGTGCTGAACTGCCACCCGTTCCAGTACGGCCGCTGGGTGTTTGCGCACAACGGTGACATCCCTGAGTTCGCGCGGCACAAGGCGGCGCTCACCGCCGAGATCGCACCGCGGTTGCGCCGCTTCGTGCTCGGGGACACCGACAGCGAGGTGGTGTTCTTGATCTTCTTGTCGTTCCTGAGCGCTCACGGGCCCCTCGGACGGAGACACGACGTCGATGACGTGTCGTCGGCGCTCAAGGGTGCGATCAAGAGGGTGCGCGAGATCTGTGATGGCGAGGGCAGCGCGCGCGCCCTGTTGTCGTTGCTCGTGACCGATGGCGACACGATGGTGGCAACCCACGGCGGCAAGGAGCTGTACTGGTCGAGCCACAAGACCCACTGCGCGGATCGCGACACCTGTCCCAGCTTGTCGGCGGAGTGCGAGGCGCCGTCACTCACCGGTTTCGTGAATCACTTCATCGTGTCCAGCGAGCCGCTCCAGGGTGAGAACGTCTGGGAGCCGCTCTCGGACGGCGACGTGATCGGCGTCGATTGGCGCATGCGAGTGGTGCGCAAACACATCGACCGGGTGCCCCTGCCCATCGCGGCCGCACAGTGA
- a CDS encoding Sir2 family NAD-dependent protein deacetylase translates to MAPEVEKLRVLLERSSKVLAFTGAGLSTGSGIPDFRGPAGVWQSRAPTYYQEFISDEDARRDYWEFKLEGYLAFRDARPNAAHLALVELERRGKLACLVTQNVDGLHQAAGTSAEKLIELHGTNSAVECTECRRREPTERCMLEFERTREPPTCSACGALMKPAVVMFGQSLDMTQLGSAFRHAERADLLLALGSSLVVTPAADVPLAGARRGTPYVIVNRGETPHDRLATFCIDADVVSVLAEALG, encoded by the coding sequence ATGGCTCCCGAGGTCGAAAAACTCCGGGTCTTGCTCGAGCGCAGCTCCAAGGTGCTGGCCTTCACGGGCGCAGGGCTCTCCACCGGCAGTGGCATCCCGGACTTTCGGGGTCCTGCGGGGGTGTGGCAGTCGCGTGCGCCGACCTACTACCAGGAGTTCATCTCGGACGAGGACGCGCGGCGCGACTACTGGGAGTTCAAGCTCGAGGGGTACCTCGCGTTCCGCGATGCGCGGCCGAACGCGGCGCACCTGGCGCTGGTCGAGCTCGAGCGCCGCGGCAAGCTCGCGTGTCTGGTGACCCAGAACGTCGACGGCCTGCACCAGGCCGCCGGTACTTCGGCTGAGAAGTTGATCGAGCTGCACGGCACGAACTCGGCGGTCGAGTGCACCGAGTGTCGAAGGCGCGAGCCGACCGAGCGTTGCATGCTGGAATTCGAGCGGACCCGGGAGCCGCCGACCTGCAGCGCCTGCGGCGCGCTGATGAAACCGGCAGTCGTGATGTTCGGTCAGTCACTGGACATGACCCAGCTCGGGAGCGCATTTCGCCACGCCGAGCGCGCGGATCTGCTGCTTGCGCTCGGCTCTTCTCTGGTCGTCACGCCGGCGGCGGACGTGCCCCTGGCGGGCGCGCGGCGCGGCACGCCGTACGTGATCGTGAACCGGGGCGAGACGCCCCACGATCGGCTGGCGACGTTCTGCATCGACGCCGACGTCGTGAGTGTGTTGGCCGAGGCCCTGGGCTGA
- a CDS encoding alpha/beta fold hydrolase has protein sequence MRTRSFGELTVHLAGGADREGGGTGPALVLLHGFGAPGTDLVSLWRELRAPSGMRFVFPEAPLTLDPDGTLGAPDARAWWQLDMLKLERALSRGELRDLTGDVPDGLAEARAKVIGMLDALQDELGVSGETLVLGGFSQGAMLALDVALRTERPLAGLVLLSGTLLAEHEWLPLMPKRAGLPVLQSHGRADPLLPFAIAELLGERLREAGLRHQFVTFNGGHEISRGVLEALDAFLAQTLGAN, from the coding sequence GTGCGAACTCGGAGCTTCGGCGAGCTGACCGTTCACCTCGCCGGCGGTGCGGACCGCGAGGGTGGCGGAACGGGCCCCGCACTGGTGCTGCTCCACGGTTTCGGCGCACCGGGCACCGATCTGGTGTCGTTGTGGCGTGAGCTCCGCGCGCCGTCGGGCATGCGCTTCGTGTTCCCCGAAGCGCCGCTCACCCTCGATCCGGACGGCACACTCGGCGCGCCCGATGCCCGCGCCTGGTGGCAGCTCGACATGCTGAAGCTGGAGCGCGCGCTCAGCCGGGGCGAGCTACGCGACCTCACCGGCGACGTGCCCGATGGACTCGCCGAGGCGCGAGCGAAGGTCATCGGCATGCTCGACGCGCTGCAGGATGAGCTGGGTGTGAGCGGTGAAACGCTGGTGCTGGGAGGTTTTTCTCAGGGAGCCATGCTCGCGCTCGACGTGGCGCTCCGGACCGAGCGGCCCCTCGCCGGCCTGGTGCTCTTGAGCGGAACCTTGCTCGCTGAACACGAATGGCTCCCCCTGATGCCAAAACGCGCCGGACTGCCCGTGCTGCAGAGCCATGGTCGAGCGGATCCGCTGCTGCCCTTTGCCATCGCCGAGTTGCTCGGAGAGCGCCTGCGCGAGGCAGGTCTGCGACACCAGTTCGTCACGTTCAACGGTGGCCACGAGATCTCGCGCGGTGTTCTCGAGGCCCTCGACGCTTTTCTCGCGCAGACGCTCGGCGCGAATTGA
- a CDS encoding SGNH/GDSL hydrolase family protein, with translation MLGWRQCCGFFVIAGAAGLAGCSANDSSSGVGGAGGSAGTEVGGAAGTSSGGASGGGGVAGQASGGTAGQSLGGAAGQSSGGAAGSGGAAGAGGAGTGGGTAALATVGSLVVLGDSISDGGGQGPFYYALLQQDLKQKFPTLSYSNKAQSGSKTSALVGQIKALPGALPGPVAVCITSGGNDMKDQLPAIATGLDGAARAAMGANISAALDALLAPGRFGPGVAVHVFEATIYDASDGQGNFGVNKCAFGKGLPTIPTAGFFANWNGEIGKQVSAKGQYLSDIHALFTNHGFNFPPSWYASDCTHPNSAGHDQLRRHFYFKITGKTLP, from the coding sequence ATGCTCGGATGGCGCCAATGCTGCGGATTCTTCGTGATTGCGGGTGCTGCCGGGCTCGCCGGCTGCAGCGCGAACGACAGCTCCAGCGGCGTCGGAGGCGCCGGGGGTAGCGCCGGGACCGAGGTCGGTGGGGCGGCGGGGACCTCGTCGGGTGGGGCGAGCGGCGGCGGGGGCGTCGCCGGTCAGGCCTCCGGCGGCACGGCCGGGCAGAGTCTAGGTGGCGCTGCGGGTCAGAGCTCCGGGGGCGCAGCGGGGAGCGGCGGGGCGGCTGGCGCGGGCGGAGCAGGCACCGGCGGCGGTACCGCGGCGCTCGCCACGGTCGGCTCGCTGGTGGTGCTCGGTGACTCGATCAGCGATGGCGGCGGACAGGGCCCGTTCTACTACGCGCTCCTCCAGCAGGATCTGAAACAGAAGTTCCCGACCCTCAGTTATTCGAACAAGGCGCAGAGCGGCTCGAAGACCAGCGCGCTGGTGGGTCAGATCAAAGCGCTGCCTGGCGCACTGCCGGGCCCGGTCGCTGTCTGCATCACGAGCGGCGGGAACGATATGAAAGATCAGCTGCCCGCCATCGCAACCGGCCTCGATGGCGCCGCCCGCGCCGCGATGGGCGCGAACATCTCGGCGGCACTCGACGCGCTGCTCGCTCCTGGACGCTTCGGACCTGGGGTCGCCGTCCACGTGTTCGAGGCGACCATCTACGACGCAAGCGATGGACAAGGGAATTTCGGCGTGAACAAGTGCGCGTTCGGCAAGGGCCTGCCCACGATCCCGACGGCCGGGTTTTTTGCGAACTGGAACGGTGAGATCGGAAAACAGGTGTCAGCCAAGGGCCAGTACCTCAGCGACATTCACGCCCTGTTCACGAACCATGGCTTCAACTTCCCGCCCAGCTGGTACGCGAGCGACTGCACACACCCGAACAGCGCCGGGCACGACCAACTACGGCGGCACTTTTATTTCAAGATCACCGGCAAAACGCTGCCCTGA
- a CDS encoding L-lysine 6-transaminase, protein MFRRSEIPATEVHDTLRRHMLVDGYPIVIDLVNSQESWIRDHITGTLYLDFFSFFASNPIGMNHSSMLDPDVTERLAKVAVQKVSNADYYTKFMAEFVDTLARTAAPPELPHYFFVDGGALAVENAMKAAFDWKVKKNRAAGKQGDKGSQILHFEGAFHGRSGYTLSVTNTDPVKTDLFPKFPWPRVSAPGITFPLEGENLERVKQAEARSIAEIERAFDDNPDDIAAILIEPIQAEGGDHHFRAEFLHQLRRIANEREALLIFDEVQTGMGLTGKWWAFSHFGVVPDILCFAKKMQVGGIFVGPRIDEVPDNVFQVPSRINSTFGASLTDMVRVTHILEVIVNENLLDNARVRGAELLAGLTAIQEAHPGVVTNARGRGLMCAIDLPTTELRNKVVQRCFEDKMIVLKCGSRSVRFRPTLTVTADAIEEGVRRLGQAISEALA, encoded by the coding sequence ATGTTTCGCCGCTCAGAAATCCCCGCCACCGAAGTCCACGACACACTGCGCCGTCACATGCTCGTCGACGGTTACCCCATCGTGATCGACCTCGTGAACAGCCAAGAGAGCTGGATCCGCGATCACATCACGGGCACCTTGTACCTGGACTTTTTCAGCTTCTTCGCCTCGAACCCCATCGGCATGAACCACTCGAGCATGCTCGATCCGGACGTGACCGAGCGGCTGGCCAAGGTGGCGGTGCAGAAGGTCTCGAACGCCGACTACTACACCAAGTTCATGGCCGAGTTCGTCGACACGCTGGCGCGCACGGCTGCACCACCGGAGCTGCCCCACTACTTCTTCGTCGACGGCGGAGCACTGGCGGTCGAAAACGCCATGAAGGCCGCCTTCGACTGGAAGGTGAAGAAGAACCGCGCGGCCGGCAAGCAGGGCGACAAGGGCTCACAGATCCTGCACTTCGAGGGGGCGTTCCACGGACGCAGCGGCTACACCCTGTCGGTCACCAACACCGATCCGGTGAAGACCGATCTGTTCCCGAAGTTCCCCTGGCCGCGGGTGTCCGCACCTGGCATCACCTTCCCCCTCGAAGGCGAGAACCTCGAGCGGGTCAAACAGGCCGAGGCGCGCTCCATCGCCGAGATCGAGCGGGCGTTCGACGACAACCCGGACGACATCGCCGCCATCTTGATCGAGCCGATCCAGGCCGAGGGCGGCGACCACCACTTCCGCGCGGAGTTCCTGCACCAGCTGCGGCGCATCGCCAACGAGCGCGAGGCGCTCTTGATCTTCGACGAGGTGCAGACGGGCATGGGTCTCACCGGCAAGTGGTGGGCGTTCTCCCACTTCGGGGTCGTGCCGGATATCCTGTGTTTTGCGAAGAAGATGCAGGTCGGCGGCATCTTCGTCGGGCCGCGCATCGACGAGGTGCCGGACAACGTGTTCCAGGTGCCGAGCCGCATCAACAGCACGTTCGGCGCGAGCCTGACGGACATGGTGCGGGTCACCCACATCCTCGAGGTGATCGTGAACGAGAACCTGCTGGACAACGCCAGAGTGCGAGGCGCGGAGCTCTTGGCTGGCCTCACGGCGATCCAGGAGGCTCACCCGGGCGTCGTGACCAACGCCCGCGGGCGCGGCTTGATGTGTGCCATCGATCTGCCGACGACCGAGCTGCGCAACAAGGTCGTGCAGCGTTGTTTCGAGGACAAGATGATCGTCCTGAAATGTGGCAGTCGCTCGGTCCGCTTCCGGCCGACGCTCACCGTCACGGCCGACGCCATCGAAGAGGGTGTGCGGCGGCTGGGACAGGCGATCAGCGAAGCGCTCGCCTGA
- a CDS encoding zf-TFIIB domain-containing protein — MLPSTAQNLVCPRCGLALSAAHSGAAALHGCRSCGGVWLDGATAARLTQALDGATYTLLEAGAGQATAPVDPARAIVCPECRAPLTRWTVQSAGVEVDTCGNHGTWFDRHELQRIAQSTAIAQAYGRGAPAATAGAANPVATASASDDSGDDSSWDALELGLGVVFGVIGVLSD, encoded by the coding sequence ATGCTGCCGAGCACTGCCCAGAACCTGGTTTGCCCGCGCTGCGGCCTTGCCCTCAGCGCGGCGCACAGCGGCGCGGCCGCGCTGCACGGCTGCCGGAGCTGCGGCGGCGTGTGGCTCGACGGGGCGACCGCAGCCCGCCTGACCCAGGCCCTAGATGGGGCGACCTACACGTTGCTGGAAGCCGGCGCAGGTCAGGCTACCGCGCCGGTGGACCCCGCCCGGGCCATCGTCTGCCCCGAGTGCCGCGCCCCGTTGACCCGCTGGACGGTCCAGAGCGCGGGGGTCGAGGTCGACACGTGCGGCAACCACGGCACCTGGTTCGACCGACACGAGCTCCAGCGCATCGCGCAATCGACGGCCATCGCCCAAGCCTACGGGCGGGGCGCCCCTGCGGCGACCGCCGGCGCGGCGAACCCGGTCGCCACGGCTAGCGCGAGCGACGATTCGGGGGACGACTCGAGCTGGGACGCGCTCGAGCTCGGGCTTGGAGTGGTCTTCGGGGTGATCGGGGTGCTCAGCGACTAG
- a CDS encoding ATP-binding domain-containing protein encodes METQSQAEDRAREPDEGGVVREEEQCLTRVLGHLDARQSRESRPPIDYESQMLGLRDEIAVARLEDVPPLVEQMERLQVLAAHQNTVTESYVDASSPYFGRMVLQEGPKKREVLIGRGTYLDTTSGVRIVDWRDAPVSRLYYRYDEGDEYDEVFGGREVTGEVLTRRSVSIVERTLRRITSPEGTHVRTASGAWRRLATDALKLHGGQGTAPRADQTRRPTKLGIGDADLNEDKHLKEITALIDRRQFELITAPNSGLVVIQGGAGSGKTTIALHRLAYLNFQDPRRFRADRMLVVVFNAALARYISQVLPALGIEGIPIRTYEAWAERAREVQLPSLPNRYSEDTPGVVTRIKKHPAMLSAIDDHVAGLARRIEDRLVAALGAAEDTESGQALLNTYRASPDRPLAHRVHSVGAWLERSGRSLPKDARVTLERLTREGVREARDVVSAWADLVSDATELRAAFEKYAPGAFSEADFKRIHNWCAAHAGHAVHYMETLIDEPHAGAERDAKHKRSSDSGDPARDEYEEELRRGVDGRELDDHVHLDREDDALLLRFCQRLRGPLMRGVKGKEALVYEHIMVDEAQDLSPVELAVVLDTVSAARSVTLAGDVAQRLLMDNGFSDWKTVLGELGLAHVAVEPLKLAYRSTQEIIDFARDVLGPLAPDDPAQATRSGAPVDLFVFAHAGDAVGFLGESLRELMRLEPRASVAVVARYPEQADLYYEGLKKAEVPYLRRIADQDFPFRAGVDVTDVRQVKGLEFDYVVLVEVSHSAYPTEEEARHLLHIGATRAAHQLWVIATGKPSELLPEALRERGY; translated from the coding sequence GTGGAAACCCAGAGCCAAGCCGAAGACCGCGCCCGCGAACCCGACGAGGGCGGAGTGGTGCGCGAAGAAGAGCAGTGTCTCACCCGGGTGCTCGGCCACCTCGATGCCCGACAATCCAGGGAGTCCCGCCCACCCATCGACTACGAGTCGCAGATGCTGGGCTTGCGCGACGAGATCGCCGTGGCTCGCCTCGAAGACGTACCGCCGCTGGTCGAACAGATGGAGCGACTGCAGGTGCTGGCCGCGCACCAGAACACGGTGACCGAGTCCTATGTCGACGCGAGCTCGCCTTATTTTGGCCGCATGGTCCTGCAGGAAGGCCCCAAAAAACGCGAGGTCCTGATCGGTCGCGGCACCTACCTCGACACCACGAGCGGGGTTCGCATCGTCGACTGGCGCGACGCACCAGTGAGCCGGCTCTACTACCGCTACGACGAAGGCGACGAGTACGACGAGGTCTTCGGTGGGCGCGAGGTGACGGGTGAGGTGCTCACCCGTCGCAGTGTCAGCATCGTCGAGCGCACCCTGCGCCGCATCACGTCACCCGAAGGCACCCACGTGAGGACGGCCTCCGGGGCGTGGCGCCGCCTCGCCACCGACGCTCTGAAGTTGCACGGTGGGCAGGGCACGGCGCCGCGCGCTGATCAGACCCGTCGCCCCACCAAGCTCGGGATCGGCGATGCCGATCTCAACGAGGACAAACACCTCAAGGAGATCACCGCGCTGATCGACCGGCGCCAGTTCGAGCTGATCACCGCGCCGAACTCGGGACTGGTCGTGATCCAGGGCGGCGCCGGCAGCGGCAAGACCACGATTGCGCTTCACCGCCTGGCCTACCTGAATTTCCAGGACCCGCGGCGCTTTCGGGCCGACCGCATGCTGGTGGTCGTCTTCAACGCCGCGCTGGCCCGCTACATCTCCCAGGTTCTGCCGGCCCTCGGCATCGAGGGCATCCCGATCCGGACCTACGAGGCCTGGGCGGAGCGGGCACGGGAGGTGCAGCTACCTTCGCTACCCAATCGTTACAGCGAGGACACACCCGGCGTCGTCACCCGGATCAAGAAACACCCGGCGATGCTCAGCGCCATCGACGACCACGTTGCCGGTCTGGCGCGCCGAATCGAAGACCGGCTAGTCGCGGCGCTGGGCGCTGCGGAGGACACCGAGAGCGGTCAGGCGCTGCTGAACACCTATCGCGCCTCTCCGGACCGACCGCTCGCCCACCGCGTACACAGCGTGGGTGCCTGGCTGGAGAGAAGCGGCCGCTCGCTGCCGAAAGATGCACGCGTCACGCTCGAGCGCCTGACCCGCGAGGGCGTCCGCGAGGCGCGGGACGTGGTGAGCGCCTGGGCCGATCTGGTGAGCGACGCGACGGAGCTGAGAGCCGCGTTCGAGAAATACGCGCCGGGCGCCTTCTCCGAGGCCGACTTCAAGCGCATCCACAACTGGTGTGCGGCGCACGCGGGGCACGCCGTCCATTACATGGAAACCCTGATCGACGAACCCCACGCCGGAGCGGAGCGCGACGCGAAACACAAACGCTCCTCCGACAGCGGCGACCCGGCCCGAGACGAGTACGAAGAGGAGCTGCGCCGTGGAGTCGATGGGCGGGAGCTCGACGACCACGTGCACCTCGACCGCGAGGACGACGCGCTCTTGCTGCGCTTCTGCCAGCGCCTGCGCGGACCGCTGATGCGCGGGGTGAAGGGCAAAGAAGCCCTGGTGTACGAACACATCATGGTCGACGAGGCCCAGGATCTCTCACCGGTGGAGCTGGCGGTGGTCCTCGACACCGTCAGTGCGGCGCGGAGCGTGACGCTGGCGGGTGACGTCGCGCAGCGGCTGCTGATGGACAACGGATTTTCGGACTGGAAGACCGTGCTCGGCGAGCTCGGGCTCGCACACGTCGCCGTCGAACCCCTCAAGCTGGCCTATCGCTCGACCCAGGAGATCATCGACTTTGCGCGGGACGTGCTGGGACCGCTCGCCCCCGACGATCCTGCCCAGGCCACCCGCAGCGGCGCGCCGGTCGACCTATTCGTTTTTGCGCACGCCGGTGACGCAGTCGGATTCCTGGGTGAAAGCCTGCGCGAGCTCATGCGGCTCGAGCCCCGCGCGTCGGTCGCCGTCGTGGCGCGATATCCCGAACAAGCGGATCTCTATTATGAAGGCCTCAAGAAGGCTGAGGTACCCTACCTGCGGCGCATCGCCGACCAGGACTTCCCGTTCCGAGCTGGCGTCGACGTGACCGACGTACGACAGGTCAAAGGCCTGGAGTTCGACTACGTCGTGCTGGTCGAGGTCAGCCACTCGGCGTACCCGACCGAGGAAGAGGCGCGCCACTTGCTCCACATCGGCGCCACCCGCGCTGCACACCAGCTGTGGGTGATCGCGACTGGCAAGCCGAGCGAGCTGCTGCCCGAGGCGCTGCGCGAGCGAGGGTACTGA
- a CDS encoding transcriptional regulator, which translates to MTERRSEPREQTETARRAIAVALEGKTLSARELSQTVRISEHEVGEHLRHLELSLAASGRRLVVEPASCKACAFSFAERARHGRPSRCPKCKSERLAAPRFRVEG; encoded by the coding sequence GTGACGGAGCGGCGCAGCGAGCCCCGGGAACAGACCGAGACCGCGCGTCGTGCGATCGCTGTGGCGCTCGAGGGAAAGACACTCTCTGCGCGAGAGCTCTCCCAGACGGTCCGGATCTCGGAGCATGAAGTGGGTGAGCACCTGAGACACCTCGAGCTCTCGCTGGCGGCGTCCGGTCGCCGGCTCGTCGTCGAGCCCGCGAGCTGCAAGGCGTGTGCGTTCAGCTTCGCGGAGCGCGCGCGCCACGGTCGACCGAGCCGCTGTCCCAAGTGCAAGAGCGAGCGCCTGGCTGCACCGCGGTTTCGGGTCGAGGGCTGA
- a CDS encoding ChaN family lipoprotein, with translation MLRRSLPLLAALSGLGGCAERAALPATPRGGSEALDEASSDHGQGHARAPVAADVVERAAAPFIGQRTEGGELLPSDQLLDVLSRADLVCVGEEHDDPSSHFAELVVLTGLWERSPMNGREVGLGLEMVARPEQPLLDSFARRELDEKHFLEESRWAERWGWDFAYYRPQLQLALRNNIPLIALNSPRPLTRRIARGGLSALTRDELKTLPELDLADAEHRAWFDESTRAHPHGDPDHMYAAQVVWDETMAESAVRWLGGKLPGRQLVIFAGTGHCRDEAIPKRVRRRSPAQVVSVRALRGMDEKSARETSAGFDFVMRFQAKSE, from the coding sequence ATGCTCCGTCGTTCGCTGCCACTGCTCGCCGCCCTTTCGGGGCTCGGCGGGTGTGCCGAACGAGCCGCTCTGCCAGCGACCCCCCGCGGCGGCAGCGAAGCACTCGATGAAGCGAGCTCCGACCACGGGCAGGGTCACGCTCGGGCGCCGGTGGCCGCGGACGTCGTCGAGCGAGCGGCCGCGCCCTTCATCGGGCAGAGGACCGAGGGCGGAGAGCTGTTGCCCAGCGACCAGCTGCTCGACGTGCTCAGTCGCGCCGATCTCGTGTGTGTGGGCGAGGAACACGATGATCCCAGCTCCCATTTTGCGGAGCTGGTGGTCCTCACCGGGCTCTGGGAGCGCAGCCCGATGAACGGGCGCGAAGTCGGGCTGGGACTCGAGATGGTGGCCCGGCCCGAGCAGCCGTTGCTCGATTCCTTCGCCAGGCGCGAGCTCGATGAAAAACACTTCTTGGAGGAGAGCCGCTGGGCCGAGCGCTGGGGCTGGGATTTTGCGTACTACCGTCCGCAGCTCCAGCTGGCGCTCCGGAACAACATCCCGCTGATTGCGCTGAACTCACCGCGCCCGCTCACGCGTCGCATCGCCCGGGGCGGGCTCTCCGCGCTCACCCGCGATGAGCTGAAGACACTGCCGGAGCTCGACCTCGCCGACGCCGAGCACCGTGCGTGGTTCGACGAGTCGACGCGCGCTCACCCGCATGGTGATCCGGACCACATGTACGCGGCCCAGGTCGTGTGGGACGAGACCATGGCCGAGAGCGCGGTCCGTTGGCTCGGCGGCAAGCTGCCCGGACGCCAGCTCGTGATCTTCGCGGGGACGGGACATTGTCGTGACGAGGCCATCCCCAAGCGCGTGCGCCGTCGCTCGCCAGCCCAGGTCGTCTCGGTTCGCGCGCTGCGCGGCATGGACGAGAAGAGCGCGCGCGAGACCAGCGCCGGCTTCGATTTCGTGATGCGCTTCCAAGCCAAGAGCGAGTGA
- a CDS encoding PQQ-dependent sugar dehydrogenase: MSRTSRASGGVEVNDWSSALVLSLFAALVTVSGCGSDDGGGAKATGGTSGGGAGGAGAAGGGGNGGAGNTSGTGGGAASLFDCSPASGTVNLKLTEVASGFDRPIFAGSPLGDTERLFIGQQPGVISIIKNGSKLATAFLNIKPKVGGEQGLLGIAFHPKYAENRRFFVHYSKAGSGDTVISEFTRSANDPDQADAGSEKIILEQDQPESNHNGGALNFGPDGMLYLGLGDGGGAGDAHGSVGNGQSVEVLLGKMLRIDVDAPAGGKAYGIPTGNMTAGGAAPEVWSYGLRNPWRWSFDACTGDMYIGDVGQGAWEEIDVEPSGKGSGTNYGWRVMEGTHCYDPKTNCDQSGKEPPVAEYSHSSGCSVTGGYVYRGKNVPALRGTYLYADYCSSRFWSFTYAGGKANGQAEITQDITSAGAPGQVSSFGQDAVGELYVCDFDGTIWRIDAE, encoded by the coding sequence TTGTCGCGGACGTCCCGCGCTTCAGGTGGTGTCGAAGTGAACGATTGGTCGAGTGCGCTCGTTTTGAGTTTATTTGCAGCGCTGGTGACGGTGAGTGGCTGTGGCAGCGATGACGGCGGGGGCGCGAAGGCCACCGGGGGCACGTCCGGCGGAGGTGCCGGCGGTGCCGGCGCCGCGGGGGGCGGAGGCAACGGCGGTGCCGGCAACACGTCTGGCACTGGCGGCGGTGCAGCGAGCCTCTTTGATTGTTCGCCGGCGAGCGGGACCGTGAACCTGAAGCTGACGGAGGTCGCCAGTGGCTTCGATCGCCCGATCTTCGCGGGCAGCCCCCTCGGTGACACCGAGCGGCTGTTCATCGGGCAGCAGCCGGGTGTGATCTCGATCATCAAGAACGGCTCGAAGCTCGCAACGGCGTTCCTGAACATCAAGCCCAAGGTCGGTGGGGAGCAGGGTCTGCTCGGCATCGCGTTCCACCCGAAGTACGCCGAAAATCGACGCTTCTTCGTGCACTACTCCAAGGCCGGCTCCGGAGACACGGTGATCTCGGAGTTCACGAGGTCGGCGAATGATCCGGATCAGGCGGACGCCGGCAGTGAGAAGATCATCCTCGAGCAGGACCAACCGGAGTCGAACCACAACGGGGGCGCGCTGAATTTTGGCCCCGACGGCATGTTGTACCTCGGCCTAGGGGACGGTGGCGGCGCTGGCGACGCGCATGGCTCCGTCGGCAATGGGCAGTCCGTCGAGGTGCTGCTGGGAAAGATGCTGCGCATCGATGTGGACGCGCCGGCTGGCGGCAAGGCGTACGGGATCCCGACCGGGAACATGACGGCCGGCGGGGCGGCGCCGGAGGTCTGGAGCTACGGATTGCGCAACCCGTGGCGCTGGTCCTTCGACGCCTGCACCGGCGACATGTACATCGGCGACGTCGGGCAGGGCGCCTGGGAAGAGATCGACGTGGAGCCGAGCGGCAAGGGCAGCGGTACCAACTACGGGTGGCGGGTGATGGAGGGGACCCACTGTTACGACCCGAAGACCAACTGCGACCAGAGCGGAAAGGAGCCGCCCGTGGCGGAGTACTCCCACTCGTCGGGCTGCTCCGTGACCGGCGGTTACGTGTATCGCGGCAAGAACGTGCCCGCGCTGCGCGGGACATATCTGTACGCGGACTACTGTTCGAGCCGCTTCTGGAGCTTCACGTATGCAGGCGGCAAGGCCAACGGCCAGGCGGAGATCACCCAGGACATCACCTCGGCGGGCGCTCCGGGCCAGGTCTCGTCCTTCGGTCAGGACGCCGTCGGGGAGCTCTACGTGTGTGATTTCGACGGCACGATCTGGCGCATCGACGCGGAGTGA